The Breoghania sp. L-A4 sequence CAAGTCTCAGGCGAAAAGAAAGTCATCCGACATGAGAAGCGTGTGGTCGACGTTCAGCAGTGTGATGGACACATCGGCGAACTGCACCAGAGCGTTGGCGCCGCTGTCGGTGATCGTCAGATCGCCGAAACTCGATGCGCCGGAGAGAATCCGGATGTCGTCGAGGCCGAGCTCGAAGTCGGTGATCGTGTCGCTGCCGTCGCCGGTGTTGAAGATGAAATCGTCAGCGCCCGTGCCGCCGCTCAAGCGGTCGTTGCCCCCGCCGCCGGCCAGTTCGTCGGCACCGGCACCGCCACCCATCCAATTGATCCCGGCAGAACCGGTCAGGATATCGGCGTAGCTTGAGCCTTCGAGATGCTCGATACGCAGAAGCTGATCGCCCTCGGCGTCGCCACCAGACTCAACCAGCCCGTCGCCCAGATTGACGCTCACCCCGGCCGATGAGCCCGCGTAGCTCACCTTGTCCCACCCGCCCTGACCGTCGAGACGGTCGGCGCCGGCGCCACCTTCGAGCGTGTCGTTGCCATCGCCGCCAAACAGGTAGTTGATACCGGCGCTGCCGATAAGGGTATCGCTGAAAGCCGATCCTTCGAGATGCTCGATGCGCAACAGCCGGTCGCCCTCCGCATCACCGCCGGACTCGACCAGCCCGTCGCCCAGATTGACGCTCACGGCGGCCGATGAGCCCGCGTAGCTCGCCATGTCCCACCCGCCCTGACCGTCAAGCCGGTCGGCGCCGGCGCCACCTTCGAGCGTATCGTTGCCATCCCCGCCATACAGGTAGTTGATGCCGGCGCTGCCGATAAGCGTGTCATGAAACGCCGATCCTTCGAGATGCTCGATACGCAGCAGCTGGTCGCCCTCCGCATCGCCACCGGACTCGACCAGTCCATCACCGAGATTGACGGTCACAGCGGCCGATGAGCCCGTGTAACTCGCCCTGTCCCAGCCGCCCTGACCGTCAAGACGGTCGGCGCCGGCGCCACCTTCGAGCGTATCGTTGCCATCCCCGCCATACAGGTAGTTGATGCCGGCGCTACCGATAAGGGTGTCGTCGAAGGCCGATCCTTCGAGATGCTCGATACGCAACAGCAGGTCGCCCTCGGCGTCACCGCCTGTTTCGGTCAGCCCGTCGCCGAGATTGACGGTCACAGCAGCCGACGAGCCCGCGTAACTCGCCCTGTCCCACCCGCCCTGGCCGTCGAGCAGATCGGCGCCGGCGCCGCCTTCGAGCGTGTCGTTGCCGTTACCGCCATACAGGTAATTGATGCCGGCGTTGCCGATAAGCGTATCGTGGAAGACCGATCCTTCTAGATGCTCGATACGCAACAGCTGGTCGCCCTCAGCGTCGCCGCCTGTTTCGGTCAGCCCGTCACCCAGATTGACGGTCACGGCGGCCGATGAGCCCGCGTAGCTCGCCATGTCCCAGCCGCCCTGACCGTCGAGCAGGTCGGCGCCGGCGCCGCCTTCGAGCGTGTCGTTCCCAAGGCCGCCGTACAGCATGTCGGCGCCGTTGCCGCCTTGCAAGGTGTTGTTTGCCGCATTACCGGTGATCGTGTCGTCGCCGGAGCCGCCAATGGCGTTCTCAATCAGCGAGCGGGTATCGCTTTGATATTGCAGCGCATTGAAAATGTTGCCACGCGAGTAGTTGCCGTCCCCGAGATAGGCGAGCTGAACGGCGCTGAACACCGAATGCTCGCCGGGGCGCAAGTCCAGCATCAGCGCGGTCGTGTAGCTGCTGAGATCATACGTGTCGGTGCCGCCGCCATCCCAGACGGTCGCGAAAATCCGGTTGCCGCCCGCATCGATCGCGACTGCACCATTGACCAGCGTGTCGCCGGAATTCGGATTCCACTTGTAGACCGTGTCGCCGCTGTTGGTCGTGAAGTCCGCGCCATACATGTGCTGCAGCGCGGCGATGTCCGCCATCATGTAGGACTGCGCATAACCATAGGTCTCGTTGGAATAGCCGCCGATCAGCGGATCGTTCACATAGGAACGATAGGTCATCACGGAATATTCCATGGAATCGTAGGCCGCCGGCGTCGGCCCGGCGCCGGAGTTTTCCTGACCGTGCTTGAGACCAAGCGCATGGCCGATCTCATGCAGATGGGTATGCCAGGCGTAATTGCCCGCCACCGGCGTGCGGTAGATATAGCCGCTGTAAGAACCGAACCAGACGTCCCCGTTGTCGCCGGACGGACCCGTAATATAGTTGCCGGGAAAGTCAGCGACCTGGGCTGTTCCGAGACTTGACGACGACGTTTCGCCAAAACGGATCTCCGCCGTCGAGCTGTTGGTGCTCCCCAGCGAAGCCACATTGATCGCGGTAAATCCTTC is a genomic window containing:
- a CDS encoding M10 family metallopeptidase codes for the protein MSGTGNTTKSVASTGNQFIDGVLTYDAWADSTLYYSFSTSSAAYSYTGTGNEDLPANFNAITAAQQTAAHFALSADDGPSASAGFSLEGFTAINVASLGSTNSSTAEIRFGETSSSSLGTAQVADFPGNYITGPSGDNGDVWFGSYSGYIYRTPVAGNYAWHTHLHEIGHALGLKHGQENSGAGPTPAAYDSMEYSVMTYRSYVNDPLIGGYSNETYGYAQSYMMADIAALQHMYGADFTTNSGDTVYKWNPNSGDTLVNGAVAIDAGGNRIFATVWDGGGTDTYDLSSYTTALMLDLRPGEHSVFSAVQLAYLGDGNYSRGNIFNALQYQSDTRSLIENAIGGSGDDTITGNAANNTLQGGNGADMLYGGLGNDTLEGGAGADLLDGQGGWDMASYAGSSAAVTVNLGDGLTETGGDAEGDQLLRIEHLEGSVFHDTLIGNAGINYLYGGNGNDTLEGGAGADLLDGQGGWDRASYAGSSAAVTVNLGDGLTETGGDAEGDLLLRIEHLEGSAFDDTLIGSAGINYLYGGDGNDTLEGGAGADRLDGQGGWDRASYTGSSAAVTVNLGDGLVESGGDAEGDQLLRIEHLEGSAFHDTLIGSAGINYLYGGDGNDTLEGGAGADRLDGQGGWDMASYAGSSAAVSVNLGDGLVESGGDAEGDRLLRIEHLEGSAFSDTLIGSAGINYLFGGDGNDTLEGGAGADRLDGQGGWDKVSYAGSSAGVSVNLGDGLVESGGDAEGDQLLRIEHLEGSSYADILTGSAGINWMGGGAGADELAGGGGNDRLSGGTGADDFIFNTGDGSDTITDFELGLDDIRILSGASSFGDLTITDSGANALVQFADVSITLLNVDHTLLMSDDFLFA